A DNA window from Solanum lycopersicum chromosome 3, SLM_r2.1 contains the following coding sequences:
- the LOC101260519 gene encoding DNA-binding protein RHL1 isoform X1 gives MARGGKKAANGESNPDMEEKKRLKKLAISKQMLSENPSRVNNFLSPSKTVIKHHGKDILRKSQRKNRFLFSLPGLLAPVSGGKIGELKDLGTKNPILYLDFPQGQMKLFGTIVYPKNGYLTMQFSRGGKNVVCEDYLDNMIVFSDAWWIGRKDENPEEARLEFPKELNVQQEQLECDFKGGAGATCVKKRSTSECGVKHVEQQSPEHEQEELLSESQNDSKDFIELTPSRRSARAAGKKFNFAEASSGDEMVDNEVESSEEEEKTGSDILCHETVVQSQVTGKITALAETASKSKKSPRTKQSSLVQATISTMFKKVDKLVTPDRVSQRKTRKSTNKGESNTECGSTIPAHVGTSQGEDDIEELSSSSKEYVSLTLKCSSGKVMNTKAREVSSSTETIQIFMK, from the exons ATGGCTCGAGGAGGGAAAAAGGCAGCAAATGGAGAATCCAATCCAGATATGGAGGAGAAGAAGAGGTTAAAGAAACTTGCAATTTCGAAGCAAATGCTCTCAGAGAATCCTTCAAGGGTTAATAATTTTCTGAGTCCATCAAAAACTGTGATTAAACACCATGGTAAAGACATTTTGCGCAAATCTCAACGGAAGAATCgtttcctcttttctcttcccGGTTTACTTGCCCCGGTTTCCGGAGGTAAAATTGGTGAGCTCAAAGACCTTGGTACCAAAAACCCTATTCTCTACCTCGACTTCCCTCAg GGTCAAATGAAGTTGTTTGGGACAATTGTATATCCAAAGAATGGTTATCTGACTATGCAGTTCTCCAGAGGTGGGAAGAATGTAGTGTGTGAAGATTACCTTGACAATATG ATTGTGTTTTCTGATGCATGGTGGATAGGGAGGAAAGATGAGAATCCTGAAGAAGCACGACTCGAGTTTCCAAAAGAGCTGAACGTG CAGCAAGAGCAATTGGAGTGTGATTTTAAAGGTGGTGCTGGTGCTACATGTGTTAAAAAACGAAGTACTAGTGAATGTGGGGTCAAGCATGTGGAACAACAGTCTCCTGAACATGAACAGGAGGAGTTATTATCAGAAAgtcaaaatgattcaaaagaTTTTATCGAATTAACTCCATCTCGTCGTTCAGCAAGGGCAGCaggaaaaaaattcaa TTTTGCAGAAGCATCTTCGGGGGATGAAATGGTTGACAATGAAGTCGAATCTTCCGAGGAAGAAGAGAAAACTG GTAGTGACATTCTTTGTCATGAAACTGTGGTACAAAGTCAAGTTACTGGAAAAATTACTGCCCTTGCCGAAACTGCTTCCAAGTCTAAGAAATCCCCCCGTACTAAGCAAAGTTCTCTTGTTCAGGCTACTATTTCAACAATGTTTAAGAAAGTGGACAAG CTTGTCACTCCAGATAGAGTTTCTCAAAGGAaaacaagaaaatcaacaaacaaAGGGGAATCCAACACAGAATGTGGTTCAACCATACCTGCTCATGTTGGTACTTCTCAG GGTGAAGATGATATTGAAGAGTTGTCTAGTTCATCTAAG GAATATGTCAGTCTTACCCTTAAATGTAGTTCTGGAAAAGTCATGAATACAAAGGCTAGAGAAGTGTCATCTTCTACTGAAACTATACAAATATTCATGAAGTGA
- the LOC101260519 gene encoding DNA-binding protein RHL1 isoform X3, whose protein sequence is MARGGKKAANGESNPDMEEKKRLKKLAISKQMLSENPSRVNNFLSPSKTVIKHHGKDILRKSQRKNRFLFSLPGLLAPVSGGKIGELKDLGTKNPILYLDFPQGQMKLFGTIVYPKNGYLTMQFSRGGKNVVCEDYLDNMIVFSDAWWIGRKDENPEEARLEFPKELNVQQEQLECDFKGGAGATCVKKRSTSECGVKHVEQQSPEHEQEELLSESQNDSKDFIELTPSRRSARAAGKKFNFAEASSGDEMVDNEVESSEEEEKTGSDILCHETVVQSQVTGKITALAETASKSKKSPRTKQSSLVQATISTMFKKVDKLVTPDRVSQRKTRKSTNKGESNTECGSTIPAHVGTSQGEDDIEELSSSSKNMTTILNGSANYSCGQML, encoded by the exons ATGGCTCGAGGAGGGAAAAAGGCAGCAAATGGAGAATCCAATCCAGATATGGAGGAGAAGAAGAGGTTAAAGAAACTTGCAATTTCGAAGCAAATGCTCTCAGAGAATCCTTCAAGGGTTAATAATTTTCTGAGTCCATCAAAAACTGTGATTAAACACCATGGTAAAGACATTTTGCGCAAATCTCAACGGAAGAATCgtttcctcttttctcttcccGGTTTACTTGCCCCGGTTTCCGGAGGTAAAATTGGTGAGCTCAAAGACCTTGGTACCAAAAACCCTATTCTCTACCTCGACTTCCCTCAg GGTCAAATGAAGTTGTTTGGGACAATTGTATATCCAAAGAATGGTTATCTGACTATGCAGTTCTCCAGAGGTGGGAAGAATGTAGTGTGTGAAGATTACCTTGACAATATG ATTGTGTTTTCTGATGCATGGTGGATAGGGAGGAAAGATGAGAATCCTGAAGAAGCACGACTCGAGTTTCCAAAAGAGCTGAACGTG CAGCAAGAGCAATTGGAGTGTGATTTTAAAGGTGGTGCTGGTGCTACATGTGTTAAAAAACGAAGTACTAGTGAATGTGGGGTCAAGCATGTGGAACAACAGTCTCCTGAACATGAACAGGAGGAGTTATTATCAGAAAgtcaaaatgattcaaaagaTTTTATCGAATTAACTCCATCTCGTCGTTCAGCAAGGGCAGCaggaaaaaaattcaa TTTTGCAGAAGCATCTTCGGGGGATGAAATGGTTGACAATGAAGTCGAATCTTCCGAGGAAGAAGAGAAAACTG GTAGTGACATTCTTTGTCATGAAACTGTGGTACAAAGTCAAGTTACTGGAAAAATTACTGCCCTTGCCGAAACTGCTTCCAAGTCTAAGAAATCCCCCCGTACTAAGCAAAGTTCTCTTGTTCAGGCTACTATTTCAACAATGTTTAAGAAAGTGGACAAG CTTGTCACTCCAGATAGAGTTTCTCAAAGGAaaacaagaaaatcaacaaacaaAGGGGAATCCAACACAGAATGTGGTTCAACCATACCTGCTCATGTTGGTACTTCTCAG GGTGAAGATGATATTGAAGAGTTGTCTAGTTCATCTAAG AATATGACAACTATTCTCAATGGATCTGCAAATTACTCTTGCGGACAAATGTTGTAA
- the LOC101260519 gene encoding DNA-binding protein RHL1 isoform X2, with the protein MARGGKKAANGESNPDMEEKKRLKKLAISKQMLSENPSRVNNFLSPSKTVIKHHGKDILRKSQRKNRFLFSLPGLLAPVSGGKIGELKDLGTKNPILYLDFPQGQMKLFGTIVYPKNGYLTMQFSRGGKNVVCEDYLDNMIVFSDAWWIGRKDENPEEARLEFPKELNVQEQLECDFKGGAGATCVKKRSTSECGVKHVEQQSPEHEQEELLSESQNDSKDFIELTPSRRSARAAGKKFNFAEASSGDEMVDNEVESSEEEEKTGSDILCHETVVQSQVTGKITALAETASKSKKSPRTKQSSLVQATISTMFKKVDKLVTPDRVSQRKTRKSTNKGESNTECGSTIPAHVGTSQGEDDIEELSSSSKEYVSLTLKCSSGKVMNTKAREVSSSTETIQIFMK; encoded by the exons ATGGCTCGAGGAGGGAAAAAGGCAGCAAATGGAGAATCCAATCCAGATATGGAGGAGAAGAAGAGGTTAAAGAAACTTGCAATTTCGAAGCAAATGCTCTCAGAGAATCCTTCAAGGGTTAATAATTTTCTGAGTCCATCAAAAACTGTGATTAAACACCATGGTAAAGACATTTTGCGCAAATCTCAACGGAAGAATCgtttcctcttttctcttcccGGTTTACTTGCCCCGGTTTCCGGAGGTAAAATTGGTGAGCTCAAAGACCTTGGTACCAAAAACCCTATTCTCTACCTCGACTTCCCTCAg GGTCAAATGAAGTTGTTTGGGACAATTGTATATCCAAAGAATGGTTATCTGACTATGCAGTTCTCCAGAGGTGGGAAGAATGTAGTGTGTGAAGATTACCTTGACAATATG ATTGTGTTTTCTGATGCATGGTGGATAGGGAGGAAAGATGAGAATCCTGAAGAAGCACGACTCGAGTTTCCAAAAGAGCTGAACGTG CAAGAGCAATTGGAGTGTGATTTTAAAGGTGGTGCTGGTGCTACATGTGTTAAAAAACGAAGTACTAGTGAATGTGGGGTCAAGCATGTGGAACAACAGTCTCCTGAACATGAACAGGAGGAGTTATTATCAGAAAgtcaaaatgattcaaaagaTTTTATCGAATTAACTCCATCTCGTCGTTCAGCAAGGGCAGCaggaaaaaaattcaa TTTTGCAGAAGCATCTTCGGGGGATGAAATGGTTGACAATGAAGTCGAATCTTCCGAGGAAGAAGAGAAAACTG GTAGTGACATTCTTTGTCATGAAACTGTGGTACAAAGTCAAGTTACTGGAAAAATTACTGCCCTTGCCGAAACTGCTTCCAAGTCTAAGAAATCCCCCCGTACTAAGCAAAGTTCTCTTGTTCAGGCTACTATTTCAACAATGTTTAAGAAAGTGGACAAG CTTGTCACTCCAGATAGAGTTTCTCAAAGGAaaacaagaaaatcaacaaacaaAGGGGAATCCAACACAGAATGTGGTTCAACCATACCTGCTCATGTTGGTACTTCTCAG GGTGAAGATGATATTGAAGAGTTGTCTAGTTCATCTAAG GAATATGTCAGTCTTACCCTTAAATGTAGTTCTGGAAAAGTCATGAATACAAAGGCTAGAGAAGTGTCATCTTCTACTGAAACTATACAAATATTCATGAAGTGA
- the LOC101260519 gene encoding DNA-binding protein RHL1 isoform X6, translating to MARGGKKAANGESNPDMEEKKRLKKLAISKQMLSENPSRVNNFLSPSKTVIKHHGKDILRKSQRKNRFLFSLPGLLAPVSGGKIGELKDLGTKNPILYLDFPQGQMKLFGTIVYPKNGYLTMQFSRGGKNVVCEDYLDNMIVFSDAWWIGRKDENPEEARLEFPKELNVQEQLECDFKGGAGATCVKKRSTSECGVKHVEQQSPEHEQEELLSESQNDSKDFIELTPSRRSARAAGKKFNFAEASSGDEMVDNEVESSEEEEKTGSDILCHETVVQSQVTGKITALAETASKSKKSPRTKQSSLVQATISTMFKKVDKLVTPDRVSQRKTRKSTNKGESNTECGSTIPAHVGTSQGEDDIEELSSSSKDTEASDEDWAA from the exons ATGGCTCGAGGAGGGAAAAAGGCAGCAAATGGAGAATCCAATCCAGATATGGAGGAGAAGAAGAGGTTAAAGAAACTTGCAATTTCGAAGCAAATGCTCTCAGAGAATCCTTCAAGGGTTAATAATTTTCTGAGTCCATCAAAAACTGTGATTAAACACCATGGTAAAGACATTTTGCGCAAATCTCAACGGAAGAATCgtttcctcttttctcttcccGGTTTACTTGCCCCGGTTTCCGGAGGTAAAATTGGTGAGCTCAAAGACCTTGGTACCAAAAACCCTATTCTCTACCTCGACTTCCCTCAg GGTCAAATGAAGTTGTTTGGGACAATTGTATATCCAAAGAATGGTTATCTGACTATGCAGTTCTCCAGAGGTGGGAAGAATGTAGTGTGTGAAGATTACCTTGACAATATG ATTGTGTTTTCTGATGCATGGTGGATAGGGAGGAAAGATGAGAATCCTGAAGAAGCACGACTCGAGTTTCCAAAAGAGCTGAACGTG CAAGAGCAATTGGAGTGTGATTTTAAAGGTGGTGCTGGTGCTACATGTGTTAAAAAACGAAGTACTAGTGAATGTGGGGTCAAGCATGTGGAACAACAGTCTCCTGAACATGAACAGGAGGAGTTATTATCAGAAAgtcaaaatgattcaaaagaTTTTATCGAATTAACTCCATCTCGTCGTTCAGCAAGGGCAGCaggaaaaaaattcaa TTTTGCAGAAGCATCTTCGGGGGATGAAATGGTTGACAATGAAGTCGAATCTTCCGAGGAAGAAGAGAAAACTG GTAGTGACATTCTTTGTCATGAAACTGTGGTACAAAGTCAAGTTACTGGAAAAATTACTGCCCTTGCCGAAACTGCTTCCAAGTCTAAGAAATCCCCCCGTACTAAGCAAAGTTCTCTTGTTCAGGCTACTATTTCAACAATGTTTAAGAAAGTGGACAAG CTTGTCACTCCAGATAGAGTTTCTCAAAGGAaaacaagaaaatcaacaaacaaAGGGGAATCCAACACAGAATGTGGTTCAACCATACCTGCTCATGTTGGTACTTCTCAG GGTGAAGATGATATTGAAGAGTTGTCTAGTTCATCTAAG GATACAGAAGCTAGCGATGAAGATTGGGCTGCttga
- the LOC101260519 gene encoding DNA-binding protein RHL1 isoform X5: protein MARGGKKAANGESNPDMEEKKRLKKLAISKQMLSENPSRVNNFLSPSKTVIKHHGKDILRKSQRKNRFLFSLPGLLAPVSGGKIGELKDLGTKNPILYLDFPQGQMKLFGTIVYPKNGYLTMQFSRGGKNVVCEDYLDNMIVFSDAWWIGRKDENPEEARLEFPKELNVQQEQLECDFKGGAGATCVKKRSTSECGVKHVEQQSPEHEQEELLSESQNDSKDFIELTPSRRSARAAGKKFNFAEASSGDEMVDNEVESSEEEEKTGSDILCHETVVQSQVTGKITALAETASKSKKSPRTKQSSLVQATISTMFKKVDKLVTPDRVSQRKTRKSTNKGESNTECGSTIPAHVGTSQGEDDIEELSSSSKDTEASDEDWAA from the exons ATGGCTCGAGGAGGGAAAAAGGCAGCAAATGGAGAATCCAATCCAGATATGGAGGAGAAGAAGAGGTTAAAGAAACTTGCAATTTCGAAGCAAATGCTCTCAGAGAATCCTTCAAGGGTTAATAATTTTCTGAGTCCATCAAAAACTGTGATTAAACACCATGGTAAAGACATTTTGCGCAAATCTCAACGGAAGAATCgtttcctcttttctcttcccGGTTTACTTGCCCCGGTTTCCGGAGGTAAAATTGGTGAGCTCAAAGACCTTGGTACCAAAAACCCTATTCTCTACCTCGACTTCCCTCAg GGTCAAATGAAGTTGTTTGGGACAATTGTATATCCAAAGAATGGTTATCTGACTATGCAGTTCTCCAGAGGTGGGAAGAATGTAGTGTGTGAAGATTACCTTGACAATATG ATTGTGTTTTCTGATGCATGGTGGATAGGGAGGAAAGATGAGAATCCTGAAGAAGCACGACTCGAGTTTCCAAAAGAGCTGAACGTG CAGCAAGAGCAATTGGAGTGTGATTTTAAAGGTGGTGCTGGTGCTACATGTGTTAAAAAACGAAGTACTAGTGAATGTGGGGTCAAGCATGTGGAACAACAGTCTCCTGAACATGAACAGGAGGAGTTATTATCAGAAAgtcaaaatgattcaaaagaTTTTATCGAATTAACTCCATCTCGTCGTTCAGCAAGGGCAGCaggaaaaaaattcaa TTTTGCAGAAGCATCTTCGGGGGATGAAATGGTTGACAATGAAGTCGAATCTTCCGAGGAAGAAGAGAAAACTG GTAGTGACATTCTTTGTCATGAAACTGTGGTACAAAGTCAAGTTACTGGAAAAATTACTGCCCTTGCCGAAACTGCTTCCAAGTCTAAGAAATCCCCCCGTACTAAGCAAAGTTCTCTTGTTCAGGCTACTATTTCAACAATGTTTAAGAAAGTGGACAAG CTTGTCACTCCAGATAGAGTTTCTCAAAGGAaaacaagaaaatcaacaaacaaAGGGGAATCCAACACAGAATGTGGTTCAACCATACCTGCTCATGTTGGTACTTCTCAG GGTGAAGATGATATTGAAGAGTTGTCTAGTTCATCTAAG GATACAGAAGCTAGCGATGAAGATTGGGCTGCttga
- the LOC101260519 gene encoding DNA-binding protein RHL1 isoform X4: MARGGKKAANGESNPDMEEKKRLKKLAISKQMLSENPSRVNNFLSPSKTVIKHHGKDILRKSQRKNRFLFSLPGLLAPVSGGKIGELKDLGTKNPILYLDFPQGQMKLFGTIVYPKNGYLTMQFSRGGKNVVCEDYLDNMIVFSDAWWIGRKDENPEEARLEFPKELNVQEQLECDFKGGAGATCVKKRSTSECGVKHVEQQSPEHEQEELLSESQNDSKDFIELTPSRRSARAAGKKFNFAEASSGDEMVDNEVESSEEEEKTGSDILCHETVVQSQVTGKITALAETASKSKKSPRTKQSSLVQATISTMFKKVDKLVTPDRVSQRKTRKSTNKGESNTECGSTIPAHVGTSQGEDDIEELSSSSKNMTTILNGSANYSCGQML, translated from the exons ATGGCTCGAGGAGGGAAAAAGGCAGCAAATGGAGAATCCAATCCAGATATGGAGGAGAAGAAGAGGTTAAAGAAACTTGCAATTTCGAAGCAAATGCTCTCAGAGAATCCTTCAAGGGTTAATAATTTTCTGAGTCCATCAAAAACTGTGATTAAACACCATGGTAAAGACATTTTGCGCAAATCTCAACGGAAGAATCgtttcctcttttctcttcccGGTTTACTTGCCCCGGTTTCCGGAGGTAAAATTGGTGAGCTCAAAGACCTTGGTACCAAAAACCCTATTCTCTACCTCGACTTCCCTCAg GGTCAAATGAAGTTGTTTGGGACAATTGTATATCCAAAGAATGGTTATCTGACTATGCAGTTCTCCAGAGGTGGGAAGAATGTAGTGTGTGAAGATTACCTTGACAATATG ATTGTGTTTTCTGATGCATGGTGGATAGGGAGGAAAGATGAGAATCCTGAAGAAGCACGACTCGAGTTTCCAAAAGAGCTGAACGTG CAAGAGCAATTGGAGTGTGATTTTAAAGGTGGTGCTGGTGCTACATGTGTTAAAAAACGAAGTACTAGTGAATGTGGGGTCAAGCATGTGGAACAACAGTCTCCTGAACATGAACAGGAGGAGTTATTATCAGAAAgtcaaaatgattcaaaagaTTTTATCGAATTAACTCCATCTCGTCGTTCAGCAAGGGCAGCaggaaaaaaattcaa TTTTGCAGAAGCATCTTCGGGGGATGAAATGGTTGACAATGAAGTCGAATCTTCCGAGGAAGAAGAGAAAACTG GTAGTGACATTCTTTGTCATGAAACTGTGGTACAAAGTCAAGTTACTGGAAAAATTACTGCCCTTGCCGAAACTGCTTCCAAGTCTAAGAAATCCCCCCGTACTAAGCAAAGTTCTCTTGTTCAGGCTACTATTTCAACAATGTTTAAGAAAGTGGACAAG CTTGTCACTCCAGATAGAGTTTCTCAAAGGAaaacaagaaaatcaacaaacaaAGGGGAATCCAACACAGAATGTGGTTCAACCATACCTGCTCATGTTGGTACTTCTCAG GGTGAAGATGATATTGAAGAGTTGTCTAGTTCATCTAAG AATATGACAACTATTCTCAATGGATCTGCAAATTACTCTTGCGGACAAATGTTGTAA
- the LOC101260214 gene encoding uncharacterized protein, whose translation MHGVLGRSGNDIKKDPDIDDSTLSRKSLEVLKFSSSPTVVYIRCCKSQCSTDVTFFALEPSGRWRVLVLPQQYLYREICWKSPQSNVNSLQVGSLLPLTSLLFGRQKIQRVMNVDYTLESIMSSSSLRHEGSLSNLNEWNMLSITSSGQNPITKCEFPGTITHGSDPINVEDMYPDDSKKEKSRDKYSKKKPRKKGKRNRNLKCSNGLNELQSAVGCSITQDVIQNIQHRSISSSANICNSLMNDAMTVSSISLGSSSDERCSQLICKPPHPIARTEVSSNRDILKNAKLDGPGQIEELRERKVCSKQHAGNLYGTEKRDKYIRRVPNDSNVYASSTRNQNSHLRKENYQCIWKRVQKNDAGVSNCDSEKLNLGFSQLDDRLKKNTSKKKFPNPVDSIILSQSVHENQEKLKAPKNPRRHKYPGSLQENESQCGKGSPVNGDCSNACLKTNMQSDGISGSPSQVASAKRSINVADSQTRTSSFRTRYKERNVQYVPLKPNPNPISCPRDLEAKENVPIVASSMDDEMVKHQFLLPRSEKFNGLTEQQGELLAADGEGDKMDKEVSPSGQINHEHDTVPRATSKSWMHQELKDSELPNCLSVEALVESERWTENATQGQLASKCLAHVFSSVNVRVKNAGQNVENIKASPGDTQFGKLRNHSMCIRESGCNNAAIETFFNPEAKSKTFHSLENDWRNIAQAVSDAHRAQLASKSIEIGKGYPAAEFEKLLHSAAPIICPSASIQTCQTCFPSRATNAPLCRHEIPKVTLKNLWQWYVKHGSYGLEVKAEDHGNVRQCGMDGFEFSAYFVPYLSAIQLFKDHRTHSIHNDNRNLGSMEVDCKMNKISESSPKVELRSIFSVLVPQPRAEDSSSLLQKGGLSQSGSSSECSNGDSHHLPDKFELSDDMELLFEYFESEQPQRRRPLFETIQELVSGDGPPTNCRSYGDPSILHTMSLHDLHPHSWFSVAWYPIYRIPDGNLRAAFLTYHSLGHFIHREQSFKDSSVDACMVSPIVGLQSYNAQGECWFQPRHCGDDLTEEFLEERLRTLEQTASIMSRAVRKIGSDKLVNIHPDYEFFLSRRR comes from the exons ATGCATGGTGTCCTTGGGAgatcaggtaatgacattaaaAAAGATCCAGACATAGATGACAGTACCTTGTCTCGGAAATCTCTGGAGGTGCTAAAGTTTAGTTCATCTCCCACAGTTGTGTATATTCGTTGCTGCAAATCACAGTG CTCTACAGATGTGACATTCTTTGCTTTGGAACCCAGTGGACGATGGAGAGTTCTTGTTCTTCCACAGCAATATCTCTACCGTGAGATCTGTTGGAAATCACCTCAATCAAATGTAAATAGCTTGCAAGTTGGTTCTTTGTTGCCATTAACTTCTCTCTTATTTGGTAGACAGAAGATTCAAAGAGTTATGAATGTTGACTATACTCTTGAATCAATTATGTCTAGCAGCTCTCTACGCCATGAAGGTTCTTTGAGCAATCTAAATGAATGGAACATGTTATCAATCACTTCTTCTGGTCAAAATCCAATCACCAAATGTGAATTTCCCGGAACCATCACCCATGGATCTGATCCTATTAATGTAGAAGATATGTACCCAGATGACTCTAAGAAAGAAAAATCCAGAGACAAATACTCGAAGAAGAAACCTAGGAAGAAGGGGAAACGGAACAGAAATCTCAAGTGCAGTAATGGCCTAAATGAGCTTCAATCTGCAGTTGGATGTTCAATAACTCAAGATGTGATACAAAATATACAACATAGATCAATTAGTTCTTCTGCTAATATTTGCAATTCTTTGATGAATGATGCCATGACTGTGAGCTCTATTTCTCTTGGTTCAAGCAGTGATGAAAGATGTAGTCAGCTCATCTGTAAACCACCCCATCCTATTGCCAGAACAGAGGTTTCTTCTAATAGAGACATCTTAAAGAATGCAAAGCTGGACGGACCAGGTCAAATTGAGGAGCTTAGAGAGAGGAAAGTGTGTTCAAAGCAGCATGCTGGAAATCTTTACGGAACAGAAAAGAGGGACAAGTACATTAGAAGAGTTCCCAATGACTCAAATGTCTATGCAAGTAGTACCAGGAACCAGAATAGCCATTTGAGGAAGGAAAATTATCAGTGTATTTGGAAAAGGGTTCAGAAGAATGATGCTGGTGTAAGCAACTGTGACTCGGAAAAGTTAAACTTAGGTTTCTCACAGCTCGACGATAGGTTGAAAAAGAATACATCGAAGAAAAAGTTTCCTAATCCTGTTGATTCTATCATATTATCACAATCAGTCCACGAAAATCAGGAAAAGCTGAAAGCCCCTAAAAACCCCAGAAGACACAAGTATCCAGGCTCATTGCAGGAGAATGAAAGTCAATGTGGAAAAGGATCTCCAGTTAATGGAGACTGTTCAAATGCTTGTTTGAAGACTAACATGCAATCAGACGGTATATCTGGTTCACCAAGCCAAGTAGCTTCAGCAAAAAGATCAATAAATGTAGCAGATTCTCAAACTAGAACAAGTTCTTTTAGGACTAGATACAAGGAAAGGAATGTTCAGTATGTCCCTTTAAAACCAAACCCGAATCCCATATCTTGTCCCCGTGACTTGGAAGCAAAAGAAAATGTCCCAATTGTTGCATCCAGCATGGATGATGAAATGGTCAAACATCAGTTTTTGTTACCTCGATCAGAGAAATTTAATGGCCTGACAGAGCAGCAGGGGGAGCTTCTTGCTGCGGATGGAGAGGGTGATAAAATGGACAAAGAAGTTTCTCCTTCTGGTCAAATTAATCATGAGCATGACACTGTCCCTCGAGCTACCTCCAAATCCTGGATGCACCAGGAGCTTAAAGATTCCGAGCTACCAAATTGTTTGTCTGTGGAGGCGCTTGTTGAATCAGAAAGATGGACCGAAAATGCTACACAGGGCCAACTGGCTTCTAAATGTCTAGCTCATGTTTTTTCCTCAGTGAATGTCAGAGTGAAAAATGCAGGTCAAAATGTAGAAAACATTAAGGCATCACCTGGTGATACTCAGTTTGGGAAGTTGAGAAATCATAGCATGTGCATTAGAGAATCGGGCTGCAACAATGCTGCTATCGAAACGTTCTTCAATCCTGAAGCTAAAAGCAAAACCTTTCACAGTCTCGAAAATGATTGGAGAAACATTGCTCAGGCAGTGAGTGATGCCCATAGGGCACAGCTAGCCTCTAAATCCATTGAGATAGGTAAGGGATATCCTGCTGCTGAATTTGAGAAACTTCTTCATTCTGCCGCTCCAATTATATGCCCATCTGCTAGTATTCAGACTTGTCAGACTTGCTTCCCTAGTCGAGCTACTAATGCACCTCTCTGCAGACATGAGATACCCAAAGTCACTTTGAAGAACTTGTGGCAGTGGTATGTGAAACATGGAAGCTATGGTTTAGAAGTAAAAGCGGAGGACCACGGAAATGTAAGACAATGTGGGATGGATGGTTTCGAGTTCAGTGCATATTTTGTTCCATATTTGTCAGCCATTCAGCTTTTCAAGGACCATAGGACTCATTCAATCCATAATGATAATAGGAATCTGGGGTCCATGGAGGTGGACTGtaagatgaataaaatatcTGAAAGTTCACCTAAAGTAGAACTGCGCTCAATATTTTCTGTACTTGTACCTCAACCTCGTGCTGAGGATTCAAGCTCTTTACTACAAAAAGGTGGTCTCTCTCAATCAGGGTCATCTTCAGAGTGCAGTAATGGTGATTCACATCATCTACCAGATAAATTTGAGTTGTCTGATGATATGGAGCTTCTCTTTGAGTATTTTGAATCTGAGCAGCCTCAAAGGCGGCGACCCTTGTTTGAAAC AATACAGGAACTTGTTTCTGGTGATGGACCCCCGACAAACTGTAGATCATATGGAGATCCATCCATCCTACATACAATGAGCTTACATGACCTGCATCCTCATTCCTG GTTTTCGGTTGCGTGGTACCCCATTTATAGGATACCCGATGGCAATTTGCGTGCTGCTTTCTTGACTTATCATTCGCTTGGCCATTTTATTCACAGAGAGCAGTCATTTAAAGACTCAAGTGTGGATGCCTGTATGGTTTCTCCAATCGTAGGCCTCCAAAGCTACAATGCTCAG GGTGAATGCTGGTTTCAGCCAAGGCACTGTGGTGATGACCTGACAGAAGAATTCTTGGAAGAGCGACTAAGAACATTAGAGCAGACTGCATCAATTATGTCACGAGCCGTAAGAAAGATTGGAAGTGATAAGCTTGTGAACATACATCCCGATTATGAGTTTTTCCTGTCCAGGCGACGCTAA